From a single Anabas testudineus chromosome 5, fAnaTes1.2, whole genome shotgun sequence genomic region:
- the LOC113154744 gene encoding FYVE, RhoGEF and PH domain-containing protein 5-like isoform X1, whose product MNTDCTKPSVAPKPRFVCHASLKPSSPLMSAARGPKPSIAPKPKVTLELNGNEGRCSNGSLLTSDGEMDEEPGTENGLNSVITEEEQFTTYIISSPQKYLENVSKGSEDGEMTEEEKDEDVIQKMDEDWRLTDSALTEEVDSVETLWVSDAGLTADSEEAVEMIDTDITEDMDAEGCDAGEALADTDGLSMGNVSVNSTDEEGGGYSAPNRHTKEKLQNLQIPEDETGDCTADDLSESLTDEPGAPISENRKDTDTYVFVTDDDVKEGESASDCGITCNILKLRCGHKRKEMGENLQNFSVNNQKYFCDTNEEHVILEHEPTNESHYVSSEDIINGEITSRNEIAHGLPQSLQTPHKGPSVNGSGIACDETAENEPTKCVSDGDYEQIGNRVESNSNSGDENKERSCQKSMSFRTVEHKTQTAKASMNHPDCQPRFRLVSISVPRDADTSLTSSLSESQLLSPSDSAVFRDDNDLEGHIVPFLDDNTDTEQDISDEHVYEEPGHSSGQNVFPFDRKVTGMQSRSLLHRVNNNGAEMGGQFLQRPYTSGFGKPTLSSSPLLSSVRHKSYSKPHYLALYPRSLSMEGQDMPLCVYREGSPMHSGAISSSGSFSRCSPLPSSGLSTPTSVVDIPPPFELAYITKRPITKSSPSLLIEGDSPEKNRKKKSSIKRFLMLKFKRKTESKPVVDVNPTSFKSHEPSHHTASRLLDLDRHSMSSSPQLNSRSASKSQIPTESASTFLYYNESKRKGSSVAFLNRSVVRVESFEDRSRVPFIPLPLTKPRSISFPNADTSDYENVPAISSDYENVQVPQRRPVRQVPFPNFFDRPSRVLSSANETDGYVDMSSLPGFEHKTQLPEQETESAYTEAYKVCSVAVGPQTGSVGDVRGETAGEEDQGRTSEEEDAGADSNYDKQPDGRSRAFYIAKELVDTEKLHVKALKRLQEDFREAVGAAVGDEGEPVLEEERLREILNELPDVYTLHRRILTELENRIRHWEESQRIADIFLSRKAEFLVFTTYIGHYDRSMNLLEESCRTSPSFSAIVHQFEQQNPAGGKVSLRHQLLQVIVRVAQYRMLLTDYLNNLSPDSKEYEDTQAAVVIVSDIADQVNDSLKHGENLLRLVNIEYSVHGQRDLLQPGRVFVKEGTLMKVSRKSRQPRHLFLMNDVLLYTYPQQDGKYRLKNTLSLTGLKVSKPVIENIQNALKIEGTDISFILSASSFIEREDWFYTLNRAVTEHTRGTTAGFNSCSGEAKDRLRLSLGEKAPTLVPVSEVMMCMNCTSDFSLTLRRHHCHGCGRIVCRSCSRNRYPLKYMKDRMAKVCDHCYNELTKRGGDASALTSKSSPRPNRASRPLSTMFQNIHPPNIWRNRKGTVTFNKVTVSEEGSISGSLQRSKKTKRNWKKLWFHLKDKVLYTYRAQEEKVASESLPLLGFTVKLPDKQQGEDEANVFQLYHKNTLYYTFKAEDNYTAQRWANAMEEATVL is encoded by the exons ATGAACACAG ACTGCACCAAGCCTTCTGTTGCTCCAAAGCCAAGATTTGTTTGTCACGCCAGTCTGAAGCCGTCTTCTCCTCTCATGTCTGCGGCCAGGGGTCCCAAACCTTCTATCGCCCCGAAACCTAAAGTTACATTAGAGCTTAATGGTAATGAGGGACGATGCAGTAATGGAAGCTTGCTCACATCAGATGGTGAGATGGATGAAGAACCTGGGACGGAGAATGGTCTAAACAGTGTGATTacagaagaagaacagtttACCACCTACATCATCAGCTCACCACAAAAATATCTCGAGAATGTGTCGAAGGGGTcagaggatggagagatgacagaagaggaaaaggatGAAGACGTGATTCAGAAGATGGATGAGGACTGGCGATTAACTGACAGTGCCCTAACAGAGGAGGTGGACTCTGTGGAAACACTGTGGGTCAGTGATGCTGGACTCACAGCTGACTCCGAGGAGGCGGTGGAGATGATTGACACGGACATCACTGAGGACATGGATGCTGAGGGTTGTGATGCAGGCGAGGCGCTAGCTGACACAGACGGCCTTTCCATGGGCAATGTTTCTGTTAACAGCACTGACGAGGAGGGCGGGGGCTATTCTGCTCCAAATCGACACACGAAGGAGAAGCTGCAAAATCTCCAAATTCCAGAGGATGAAACAGGCGACTGTACAGCAGATGATTTGAGCGAGTCTCTCACAGACGAGCCTGGAGCCCCcatcagtgaaaacaggaaggaCACCGACACATATGTTTTTGTAACAGATGACGATGTAAAAGAAGGGGAATCTGCTTCTGATTGTGGCATTACTTGTAACATCCTGAAGTTAAGATGTGGCcataaaagaaaggaaatgggTGAAAACCTACAGAACTTCAGTGTTAACAACCAGAAATATTTCTGTGATACGAACGAGGAACATGTTATCTTGGAGCATGAACCAACTAATGAATCCCACTACGTCTCTTCAGAAGACATTATTAACGGAGAGATCACGTCAAGAAATGAAATAGCTCATGGACTACCACAGAGTCTGCAAACACCACACAAGGGTCCGTCTGTAAATGGCAGTGGAATAGCATGtgatgaaacagcagaaaatgaacCAACAAAATGTGTGTCTGATGGGGATTATGAGCAGATTGGTAACAGGGTTGAGTCCAACAGCAACAGCGGTGATGAGAACAAGGAAAGGTCGTGTCAAAAAAGTATGTCTTTCAGAACTGTAGAGCACAAAACTCAGACAGCAAAGGCCTCGATGAATCATCCGGACTGCCAGCCAAGGTTCAGGTTGGTGTCCATCTCCGTGCCAAGAGACGCTGACACCTCGCTGACCTCTTCTCTCTCAGAAAGCCAGCTGCTCTCTCCAAGTGACTCAGCTGTCTTCAGAGATGACAACGACCTGGAGGGTCACATAGTGCCATTTCTGGACGACAACACAGATACAGAGCAGGACATTAGTGATGAGCATGTTTACGAGGAGCCGGGCCACAGTTcaggacaaaatgtttttccatttgacagGAAGGTCACGGGGATGCAATCCCGCTCGCTGTTACACCGCGTTAATAATAATGGGGCTGAGATGGGAGGTCAGTTTCTTCAGAGGCCCTACACGAGTGGATTCGGAAAACCTACACTTAGCAGCAGCCCCCTGTTAAGCTCAGTGCGGCACAAAAGCTACTCCAAACCCCACTATTTGGCCTTGTATCCCCGCTCCCTGTCCATGGAGGGACAGGACATGCCTCTGTGTGTCTACAGAGAAGGATCTCCAATGCACAGTGGTGCCATTTCTTCATCTGGAAGCTTCTCCAGATGCTCACCTCTGCCGTCCAGTGGCCTGTCCACTCCAACGTCTGTGGTGGATATTCCTCCTCCATTTGAGCTGGCCTACATCACCAAGAGGCCCATCACGAAGAGTTCCCCCTCACTTCTCATTGAGGGAGACTCgccagagaaaaacaggaaaaagaaatccTCTATAAAGCGCTTCCTGATGCTTAAGTttaagaggaaaacagagagcaaGCCTGTGGTGGATGTCAATCCAACCTCCTTTAAGTCACACGAGCCCAGCCACCACACAGCCAGCAGATTGCTGGATTTAGACAGGCACAGCATGAGTAGCTCTCCTCAGCTCAACTCACGCTCTGCTAGTAAATCTCAAATTCCCACGGAGTCAGCCTCCACGTTTTTGTACTAcaatgaaagcaaaagaaaagggAGCTCTGTGGCCTTCCTCAATCGCAGTGTCGTCCGAGTGGAGTCTTTTGAGGATCGTTCCCGTGTGCCTTTCATACCTCTCCCCCTAACCAAGCCTCGCTCCATTTCCTTCCCCAACGCAGATACCTCTGACTATGAGAATGTTCCTGCCATCAGCTCAGACTACGAGAACGTCCAGGTCCCGCAGCGGAGGCCTGTTCGACAGGTGCCGTTCCCAAACTTCTTCGACCGTCCCAGTCGAGTGCTGTCGTCTGCCAACGAGACTGATGGTTATGTGGACATGAGCAGCCTACCTGGGTTTGAACATAAAACTCAGTTACCTgaacaagaaacagaaag TGCCTATACAGAAGCCTACAAAGTGTGTTCAGTGGCTGTCGGTCCACAAACTGGTTCTGTGGGCGATGTCAGGGGAGAGACAGCGGGCGAGGAAGACCAGGGACGCACCTCTGAGGAGGAAGATGCAGGTGCAGACAGCAATTACGACAAACAG CCTGATGGTCGATCCAGGGCCTTTTACATTGCAAAAGAACTGGTGGATACAGAAAAATT GCATGTGAAAGCTCTTAAACGTCTTCAGGAA GACTTTCGGGAAGCAGTGGGGGCAGCTGTTGGGGATGAGGGTGAACCTGTGTTGGAAGAAGAGAGGCTTCGAGAGATTCTCAATGAGCTGCCTGATGTTTACACGCTGCACCGCCGAATCCTGACTGAGCTGGAGAACCGCATCCGACACTG GGAGGAGAGCCAGAGGATAGCAGACATCTTTCTGTCTAGAAAAGCAGAATTTTTGGTTTTTACCACTTATATTGGTCACTATGACCGAAGTATGAACCTGCTGGAGGAGAGCTGCAGAACCTCACCTTCCTTTTCTGCCATTGTTCACCAGTTTGAG CAGCAGAATCCAGCTGGGGGAAAAGTGTCTCTCAGACATCAGCTCCTGCAGGTCATTGTGCGTGTGGCTCAGTATCGCATGCTCCTCACAG ATTACCTGAACAATCTTTCCCCTGATTCCAAGGAATATGAAGATACCCAAG CTGCTGTGGTGATAGTGTCTGACATTGCAGATCAAGTAAATGACAGCTTGAAACATGGG GAGAACTTGTTGCGCCTGGTCAACATAGAGTACAGTGTTCATGGCCAGCGGGATCTGCTGCAGCCTGGCCGG gtttttgtgAAAGAGGGCACTCTGATGAAGGTCAGCAGGAAGAGTCGACAGCCCCGCCATCTGTTTTTG ATGAACGATGTGTTGCTCTACACCTACCCGCAGCAGGACGGGAAATACAGACTGAAGAACACGTTGTCACTCACTGGATTGAAG GTCAGTAAACCCGTCATAGAAAACATCCAAAATGCACTGAAGATCGAGGGAACAGACATCTCCTTCATTCTGTCTGCAAG TTCATTCATTGAAAGAGAGGACTGGTTTTACACTCTAAACCGAGCTGTGACTGAACACACAAGAGGCACAACAGCAGGATTCAACAGCTGCTCAGGAGAA gccAAAGATCGTCTGCGTCTGTCTCTAGGAGAGAAAGCGCCCACACTTGTTCCAGTGTCGGAAGTGATGATGTGCATGAACTGCACCTCCGATTTCAGCCTCACTCTTCGCAGACACCACTGCCATGGCTGTGGGAGA ATTGTCTGCCGGAGCTGCTCCAGAAACAGATACCCTCTAAAATACATGAAAGACCGTATGGCCAAAGTGTGTGATCACTGTTACAATGAGCTGACAAAGAGAG GTGGAGATGCGTCAGCTCTGACAAGTAAAAGTAGCCCTCGTCCAAACCGGGCCAGCCGTCCTCTCTCTACTATGTTTCAAAACATTCATCCTCCCAACATTTGGAGAAACCGAAAAGGCACTGTCACCTTCAACAAG GTGACAGTGTCAGAAGAAGGCTCCATTAGTGGCAGTCTACAGCGCAGTAAGAAGACCAAGAGGAACTGGAAGAAACTGTGGTTCCACCTAAAAGACAAGGTGCTTTACACCTATCGAGCCCAAGAG GAGAAAGTAGCATCAGAGAGTTTGCCTCTGTTGGGTTTCACAGTGAAGCTGCCTGACAAGCAGCAGGGAGAGGACGAGGCTAACGTCTTCCAGCTTTaccacaaaaacactttgtattACACCTTCAAAGCCGAGGACAACTACACAGCCCAGAG GTGGGCTAATGCCATGGAGGAAGCCACAGTTTTATAG
- the LOC113154744 gene encoding FYVE, RhoGEF and PH domain-containing protein 5-like isoform X3, producing the protein MNTDCTKPSVAPKPRFVCHASLKPSSPLMSAARGPKPSIAPKPKVTLELNGNEGRCSNGSLLTSDGEMDEEPGTENGLNSVITEEEQFTTYIISSPQKYLENVSKGSEDGEMTEEEKDEDVIQKMDEDWRLTDSALTEEVDSVETLWVSDAGLTADSEEAVEMIDTDITEDMDAEGCDAGEALADTDGLSMGNVSVNSTDEEGGGYSAPNRHTKEKLQNLQIPEDETGDCTADDLSESLTDEPGAPISENRKDTDTYVFVTDDDVKEGESASDCGITCNILKLRCGHKRKEMGENLQNFSVNNQKYFCDTNEEHVILEHEPTNESHYVSSEDIINGEITSRNEIAHGLPQSLQTPHKGPSVNGSGIACDETAENEPTKCVSDGDYEQIGNRVESNSNSGDENKERSCQKSMSFRTVEHKTQTAKASMNHPDCQPRFRLVSISVPRDADTSLTSSLSESQLLSPSDSAVFRDDNDLEGHIVPFLDDNTDTEQDISDEHVYEEPGHSSGQNVFPFDRKVTGMQSRSLLHRVNNNGAEMGGQFLQRPYTSGFGKPTLSSSPLLSSVRHKSYSKPHYLALYPRSLSMEGQDMPLCVYREGSPMHSGAISSSGSFSRCSPLPSSGLSTPTSVVDIPPPFELAYITKRPITKSSPSLLIEGDSPEKNRKKKSSIKRFLMLKFKRKTESKPVVDVNPTSFKSHEPSHHTASRLLDLDRHSMSSSPQLNSRSASKSQIPTESASTFLYYNESKRKGSSVAFLNRSVVRVESFEDRSRVPFIPLPLTKPRSISFPNADTSDYENVPAISSDYENVQVPQRRPVRQVPFPNFFDRPSRVLSSANETDGYVDMSSLPGFEHKTQLPEQETESAYTEAYKVCSVAVGPQTGSVGDVRGETAGEEDQGRTSEEEDAGADSNYDKQPDGRSRAFYIAKELVDTEKLHVKALKRLQEDFREAVGAAVGDEGEPVLEEERLREILNELPDVYTLHRRILTELENRIRHWEESQRIADIFLSRKAEFLVFTTYIGHYDRSMNLLEESCRTSPSFSAIVHQFEQQNPAGGKVSLRHQLLQVIVRVAQYRMLLTDYLNNLSPDSKEYEDTQAAVVIVSDIADQVNDSLKHGENLLRLVNIEYSVHGQRDLLQPGRVFVKEGTLMKVSRKSRQPRHLFLMNDVLLYTYPQQDGKYRLKNTLSLTGLKVSKPVIENIQNALKIEGTDISFILSASSFIEREDWFYTLNRAVTEHTRGTTAGFNSCSGEAKDRLRLSLGEKAPTLVPVSEVMMCMNCTSDFSLTLRRHHCHGCGRIVCRSCSRNRYPLKYMKDRMAKVCDHCYNELTKRGGDASALTSKSSPRPNRASRPLSTMFQNIHPPNIWRNRKGTVTFNKVTVSEEGSISGSLQRSKKTKRNWKKLWFHLKDKEKVASESLPLLGFTVKLPDKQQGEDEANVFQLYHKNTLYYTFKAEDNYTAQRWANAMEEATVL; encoded by the exons ATGAACACAG ACTGCACCAAGCCTTCTGTTGCTCCAAAGCCAAGATTTGTTTGTCACGCCAGTCTGAAGCCGTCTTCTCCTCTCATGTCTGCGGCCAGGGGTCCCAAACCTTCTATCGCCCCGAAACCTAAAGTTACATTAGAGCTTAATGGTAATGAGGGACGATGCAGTAATGGAAGCTTGCTCACATCAGATGGTGAGATGGATGAAGAACCTGGGACGGAGAATGGTCTAAACAGTGTGATTacagaagaagaacagtttACCACCTACATCATCAGCTCACCACAAAAATATCTCGAGAATGTGTCGAAGGGGTcagaggatggagagatgacagaagaggaaaaggatGAAGACGTGATTCAGAAGATGGATGAGGACTGGCGATTAACTGACAGTGCCCTAACAGAGGAGGTGGACTCTGTGGAAACACTGTGGGTCAGTGATGCTGGACTCACAGCTGACTCCGAGGAGGCGGTGGAGATGATTGACACGGACATCACTGAGGACATGGATGCTGAGGGTTGTGATGCAGGCGAGGCGCTAGCTGACACAGACGGCCTTTCCATGGGCAATGTTTCTGTTAACAGCACTGACGAGGAGGGCGGGGGCTATTCTGCTCCAAATCGACACACGAAGGAGAAGCTGCAAAATCTCCAAATTCCAGAGGATGAAACAGGCGACTGTACAGCAGATGATTTGAGCGAGTCTCTCACAGACGAGCCTGGAGCCCCcatcagtgaaaacaggaaggaCACCGACACATATGTTTTTGTAACAGATGACGATGTAAAAGAAGGGGAATCTGCTTCTGATTGTGGCATTACTTGTAACATCCTGAAGTTAAGATGTGGCcataaaagaaaggaaatgggTGAAAACCTACAGAACTTCAGTGTTAACAACCAGAAATATTTCTGTGATACGAACGAGGAACATGTTATCTTGGAGCATGAACCAACTAATGAATCCCACTACGTCTCTTCAGAAGACATTATTAACGGAGAGATCACGTCAAGAAATGAAATAGCTCATGGACTACCACAGAGTCTGCAAACACCACACAAGGGTCCGTCTGTAAATGGCAGTGGAATAGCATGtgatgaaacagcagaaaatgaacCAACAAAATGTGTGTCTGATGGGGATTATGAGCAGATTGGTAACAGGGTTGAGTCCAACAGCAACAGCGGTGATGAGAACAAGGAAAGGTCGTGTCAAAAAAGTATGTCTTTCAGAACTGTAGAGCACAAAACTCAGACAGCAAAGGCCTCGATGAATCATCCGGACTGCCAGCCAAGGTTCAGGTTGGTGTCCATCTCCGTGCCAAGAGACGCTGACACCTCGCTGACCTCTTCTCTCTCAGAAAGCCAGCTGCTCTCTCCAAGTGACTCAGCTGTCTTCAGAGATGACAACGACCTGGAGGGTCACATAGTGCCATTTCTGGACGACAACACAGATACAGAGCAGGACATTAGTGATGAGCATGTTTACGAGGAGCCGGGCCACAGTTcaggacaaaatgtttttccatttgacagGAAGGTCACGGGGATGCAATCCCGCTCGCTGTTACACCGCGTTAATAATAATGGGGCTGAGATGGGAGGTCAGTTTCTTCAGAGGCCCTACACGAGTGGATTCGGAAAACCTACACTTAGCAGCAGCCCCCTGTTAAGCTCAGTGCGGCACAAAAGCTACTCCAAACCCCACTATTTGGCCTTGTATCCCCGCTCCCTGTCCATGGAGGGACAGGACATGCCTCTGTGTGTCTACAGAGAAGGATCTCCAATGCACAGTGGTGCCATTTCTTCATCTGGAAGCTTCTCCAGATGCTCACCTCTGCCGTCCAGTGGCCTGTCCACTCCAACGTCTGTGGTGGATATTCCTCCTCCATTTGAGCTGGCCTACATCACCAAGAGGCCCATCACGAAGAGTTCCCCCTCACTTCTCATTGAGGGAGACTCgccagagaaaaacaggaaaaagaaatccTCTATAAAGCGCTTCCTGATGCTTAAGTttaagaggaaaacagagagcaaGCCTGTGGTGGATGTCAATCCAACCTCCTTTAAGTCACACGAGCCCAGCCACCACACAGCCAGCAGATTGCTGGATTTAGACAGGCACAGCATGAGTAGCTCTCCTCAGCTCAACTCACGCTCTGCTAGTAAATCTCAAATTCCCACGGAGTCAGCCTCCACGTTTTTGTACTAcaatgaaagcaaaagaaaagggAGCTCTGTGGCCTTCCTCAATCGCAGTGTCGTCCGAGTGGAGTCTTTTGAGGATCGTTCCCGTGTGCCTTTCATACCTCTCCCCCTAACCAAGCCTCGCTCCATTTCCTTCCCCAACGCAGATACCTCTGACTATGAGAATGTTCCTGCCATCAGCTCAGACTACGAGAACGTCCAGGTCCCGCAGCGGAGGCCTGTTCGACAGGTGCCGTTCCCAAACTTCTTCGACCGTCCCAGTCGAGTGCTGTCGTCTGCCAACGAGACTGATGGTTATGTGGACATGAGCAGCCTACCTGGGTTTGAACATAAAACTCAGTTACCTgaacaagaaacagaaag TGCCTATACAGAAGCCTACAAAGTGTGTTCAGTGGCTGTCGGTCCACAAACTGGTTCTGTGGGCGATGTCAGGGGAGAGACAGCGGGCGAGGAAGACCAGGGACGCACCTCTGAGGAGGAAGATGCAGGTGCAGACAGCAATTACGACAAACAG CCTGATGGTCGATCCAGGGCCTTTTACATTGCAAAAGAACTGGTGGATACAGAAAAATT GCATGTGAAAGCTCTTAAACGTCTTCAGGAA GACTTTCGGGAAGCAGTGGGGGCAGCTGTTGGGGATGAGGGTGAACCTGTGTTGGAAGAAGAGAGGCTTCGAGAGATTCTCAATGAGCTGCCTGATGTTTACACGCTGCACCGCCGAATCCTGACTGAGCTGGAGAACCGCATCCGACACTG GGAGGAGAGCCAGAGGATAGCAGACATCTTTCTGTCTAGAAAAGCAGAATTTTTGGTTTTTACCACTTATATTGGTCACTATGACCGAAGTATGAACCTGCTGGAGGAGAGCTGCAGAACCTCACCTTCCTTTTCTGCCATTGTTCACCAGTTTGAG CAGCAGAATCCAGCTGGGGGAAAAGTGTCTCTCAGACATCAGCTCCTGCAGGTCATTGTGCGTGTGGCTCAGTATCGCATGCTCCTCACAG ATTACCTGAACAATCTTTCCCCTGATTCCAAGGAATATGAAGATACCCAAG CTGCTGTGGTGATAGTGTCTGACATTGCAGATCAAGTAAATGACAGCTTGAAACATGGG GAGAACTTGTTGCGCCTGGTCAACATAGAGTACAGTGTTCATGGCCAGCGGGATCTGCTGCAGCCTGGCCGG gtttttgtgAAAGAGGGCACTCTGATGAAGGTCAGCAGGAAGAGTCGACAGCCCCGCCATCTGTTTTTG ATGAACGATGTGTTGCTCTACACCTACCCGCAGCAGGACGGGAAATACAGACTGAAGAACACGTTGTCACTCACTGGATTGAAG GTCAGTAAACCCGTCATAGAAAACATCCAAAATGCACTGAAGATCGAGGGAACAGACATCTCCTTCATTCTGTCTGCAAG TTCATTCATTGAAAGAGAGGACTGGTTTTACACTCTAAACCGAGCTGTGACTGAACACACAAGAGGCACAACAGCAGGATTCAACAGCTGCTCAGGAGAA gccAAAGATCGTCTGCGTCTGTCTCTAGGAGAGAAAGCGCCCACACTTGTTCCAGTGTCGGAAGTGATGATGTGCATGAACTGCACCTCCGATTTCAGCCTCACTCTTCGCAGACACCACTGCCATGGCTGTGGGAGA ATTGTCTGCCGGAGCTGCTCCAGAAACAGATACCCTCTAAAATACATGAAAGACCGTATGGCCAAAGTGTGTGATCACTGTTACAATGAGCTGACAAAGAGAG GTGGAGATGCGTCAGCTCTGACAAGTAAAAGTAGCCCTCGTCCAAACCGGGCCAGCCGTCCTCTCTCTACTATGTTTCAAAACATTCATCCTCCCAACATTTGGAGAAACCGAAAAGGCACTGTCACCTTCAACAAG GTGACAGTGTCAGAAGAAGGCTCCATTAGTGGCAGTCTACAGCGCAGTAAGAAGACCAAGAGGAACTGGAAGAAACTGTGGTTCCACCTAAAAGACAAG GAGAAAGTAGCATCAGAGAGTTTGCCTCTGTTGGGTTTCACAGTGAAGCTGCCTGACAAGCAGCAGGGAGAGGACGAGGCTAACGTCTTCCAGCTTTaccacaaaaacactttgtattACACCTTCAAAGCCGAGGACAACTACACAGCCCAGAG GTGGGCTAATGCCATGGAGGAAGCCACAGTTTTATAG